The Triticum aestivum cultivar Chinese Spring chromosome 7B, IWGSC CS RefSeq v2.1, whole genome shotgun sequence genome window below encodes:
- the LOC123159100 gene encoding uncharacterized protein isoform X1, translating into MSAGPTTARTTSGVQRWNEELDQAELGVQPDKAAVHAGECVHGPPLRPRRCGSRLRSRSVEHPRVCVCVSGHPTRCIFMNTPIKSRLAARRRRGLYWPNAAVMAATLLTRTPWPGRSNVTPHHYAYTRFSKGTPAHPTFSAAIHPSAFYTTPASRKVLQQWQRSPRHLGCPQLLQNKLAQAYSHRFADRRVLKICTCRWIIRRSSLSGRTTSQATTAFIKCSSDNVNGSFPAAWLGRSWVKEFMGPEKYELDVRTMLSGDICCSPTSLKLEYSCAKHCYVF; encoded by the exons ATGTCCGCCGGACCGACGACGGCCAGGACGACGTCCGGCGTCCAGCGCTGGAACGAGGAGCTCGACCAGGCTGAGCTGGGCGTCCAACCGGACAAGGCAGCAGTCCACGCCGGCGAGTGCGTGCATGGCCCACCCCTCCGCCCACGGCGATGCGGCTCCCGGCTGCGCAGCCGCAGCGTGGAGCATCCGCGCGTATGTGTATGCGTCAGCGGCCACCCTACACGCTGCATCTTCATGAATACGCCTATTAAATCCAGACTTGCAGCAAGGCGTCGCCGCG GACTTTACTGGCCCAACGCTGCCGTGATGGCCGCCACACTCCTCACGCGGACACCATGGCCTGGACGCAGCAACGTGACACCACATCACTACGCCTACACTAGATTCAGCAAAGGAACTCCGGCCCATCCAACTTTCAG TGCAGCCATACATCCTTCAGCCTTCTACACCACGCCGGCAAGCCGGAAAGTGCTACAACAGTGGCAGCGCTCTCCCAGGCACTTGGGCTGCCCACAACTCCTACAAAATAAATTGGCACAAGCTTACTCACATAGATTTGCAGATCGGCGCGTGTTAAAAATATGTACATGCAGATGGATCATTCGCAGATCATCTTTATCGGGAAGGACTACTTCTCAAGCGACTACTGCCTTTATCAA ATGTAGTTCCGACAACGTCAATGGATCCTTCCCCGCTGCATGGCTTGGCCGAAGTTGGGTGAAAGAGTTCATGGGGCCAGAGAAATATGAGTTGGACGTCCGAACAATGCTTTCAGGCGACATTTGTTGTAGCCCCACAAGCTTAAAATTAGAGTACAGTTGTGCCAAACATTGTTACGTATTTTGA
- the LOC123159100 gene encoding uncharacterized protein isoform X3 — MSAGPTTARTTSGVQRWNEELDQAELGVQPDKAAVHAGECVHGPPLRPRRCGSRLRSRSVEHPRVCVCVSGHPTRCIFMNTPIKSRLAARRRRGLYWPNAAVMAATLLTRTPWPGRSNVTPHHYAYTRFSKGTPAHPTFRCSSDNVNGSFPAAWLGRSWVKEFMGPEKYELDVRTMLSGDICCSPTSLKLEYSCAKHCYVF, encoded by the exons ATGTCCGCCGGACCGACGACGGCCAGGACGACGTCCGGCGTCCAGCGCTGGAACGAGGAGCTCGACCAGGCTGAGCTGGGCGTCCAACCGGACAAGGCAGCAGTCCACGCCGGCGAGTGCGTGCATGGCCCACCCCTCCGCCCACGGCGATGCGGCTCCCGGCTGCGCAGCCGCAGCGTGGAGCATCCGCGCGTATGTGTATGCGTCAGCGGCCACCCTACACGCTGCATCTTCATGAATACGCCTATTAAATCCAGACTTGCAGCAAGGCGTCGCCGCG GACTTTACTGGCCCAACGCTGCCGTGATGGCCGCCACACTCCTCACGCGGACACCATGGCCTGGACGCAGCAACGTGACACCACATCACTACGCCTACACTAGATTCAGCAAAGGAACTCCGGCCCATCCAACTTTCAG ATGTAGTTCCGACAACGTCAATGGATCCTTCCCCGCTGCATGGCTTGGCCGAAGTTGGGTGAAAGAGTTCATGGGGCCAGAGAAATATGAGTTGGACGTCCGAACAATGCTTTCAGGCGACATTTGTTGTAGCCCCACAAGCTTAAAATTAGAGTACAGTTGTGCCAAACATTGTTACGTATTTTGA
- the LOC123159100 gene encoding uncharacterized protein isoform X4 encodes MSAGPTTARTTSGVQRWNEELDQAELGVQPDKAAVHAGECVHGPPLRPRRCGSRLRSRSVEHPRVCVCVSGHPTRCIFMNTPIKSRLAARRRRGLYWPNAAVMAATLLTRTPWPGRSNVTPHHYAYTRFSKGTPAHPTFSHTSFSLLHHAGKPESATTVAALSQALGLPTTPTK; translated from the exons ATGTCCGCCGGACCGACGACGGCCAGGACGACGTCCGGCGTCCAGCGCTGGAACGAGGAGCTCGACCAGGCTGAGCTGGGCGTCCAACCGGACAAGGCAGCAGTCCACGCCGGCGAGTGCGTGCATGGCCCACCCCTCCGCCCACGGCGATGCGGCTCCCGGCTGCGCAGCCGCAGCGTGGAGCATCCGCGCGTATGTGTATGCGTCAGCGGCCACCCTACACGCTGCATCTTCATGAATACGCCTATTAAATCCAGACTTGCAGCAAGGCGTCGCCGCG GACTTTACTGGCCCAACGCTGCCGTGATGGCCGCCACACTCCTCACGCGGACACCATGGCCTGGACGCAGCAACGTGACACCACATCACTACGCCTACACTAGATTCAGCAAAGGAACTCCGGCCCATCCAACTTTCAG CCATACATCCTTCAGCCTTCTACACCACGCCGGCAAGCCGGAAAGTGCTACAACAGTGGCAGCGCTCTCCCAGGCACTTGGGCTGCCCACAACTCCTACAAAATAA
- the LOC123159100 gene encoding uncharacterized protein isoform X2, translated as MSAGPTTARTTSGVQRWNEELDQAELGVQPDKAAVHAGECVHGPPLRPRRCGSRLRSRSVEHPRVCVCVSGHPTRCIFMNTPIKSRLAARRRRGLYWPNAAVMAATLLTRTPWPGRSNVTPHHYAYTRFSKGTPAHPTFSAAIHPSAFYTTPASRKVLQQWQRSPRHLGCPQLLQNKLAQAYSHRFADRRVLKICTCRWIIRRSSLSGRTTSQATTAFIK; from the exons ATGTCCGCCGGACCGACGACGGCCAGGACGACGTCCGGCGTCCAGCGCTGGAACGAGGAGCTCGACCAGGCTGAGCTGGGCGTCCAACCGGACAAGGCAGCAGTCCACGCCGGCGAGTGCGTGCATGGCCCACCCCTCCGCCCACGGCGATGCGGCTCCCGGCTGCGCAGCCGCAGCGTGGAGCATCCGCGCGTATGTGTATGCGTCAGCGGCCACCCTACACGCTGCATCTTCATGAATACGCCTATTAAATCCAGACTTGCAGCAAGGCGTCGCCGCG GACTTTACTGGCCCAACGCTGCCGTGATGGCCGCCACACTCCTCACGCGGACACCATGGCCTGGACGCAGCAACGTGACACCACATCACTACGCCTACACTAGATTCAGCAAAGGAACTCCGGCCCATCCAACTTTCAG TGCAGCCATACATCCTTCAGCCTTCTACACCACGCCGGCAAGCCGGAAAGTGCTACAACAGTGGCAGCGCTCTCCCAGGCACTTGGGCTGCCCACAACTCCTACAAAATAAATTGGCACAAGCTTACTCACATAGATTTGCAGATCGGCGCGTGTTAAAAATATGTACATGCAGATGGATCATTCGCAGATCATCTTTATCGGGAAGGACTACTTCTCAAGCGACTACTGCCTTTATCAAGTAA